The following proteins are co-located in the Conyzicola lurida genome:
- the treY gene encoding malto-oligosyltrehalose synthase translates to MPDITPLPVSTYRLQITADFTLFHAAELVDYVSSLGVDWVYISPILRSADGSDHGYDVVDNSIIDPARGGAEGLAALSDACHSAGLGLLVDIVPNHLGVADATQNAWWWDVLEKGRDSRYAEAFDIDWDFGGGKLRIPVLGDGPTALDDLTIVGDELHYFENRYPIAPGTADDGASPAEVHDRQNYELINWRRADSELNYRRFFAVNTLAGVRVEVPWVFEESHAEILRWIREGLADGLRVDHPDGLADPGGYLDTLAAATGGTYVLVEKILEGDERLPAFWAAAGTTGYDALADIDRVLVDRFGRKRLDAIDTALRERVQPVEWKTLIHGTKRGIADGILNSEVQRLAREYHATRPRDEKDLVPDAVAELLACFPVYRSYLPSGAEHLEEAAELARRHRPELAATIDEILPVLLDPAEPMAVRFQQTSGMVMAKGVEDTAFYRYSRLGSLTEVGADPEEFSIGVPEFHSRQADRQATLPGSMTTLSTHDTKRGEDTRTRITVLSEVPDRWETVLGTLRELAPLGDGPLENLLWEATIGAWPVSAERLHNYAEKASREAGNSTNWLDPDEEFEKRMHAVIDAAFDDSRVTTVIEDFVAEIAQAGWSNSLSAKLIQLTAPGVPDVYQGSELWETSLVDPDNRRPVDYDIRRLYLAAVDAGAHPEIDETGAAKLLVTANALRLRRDRPELFTRYAPLEAMGEKSAHAIIFDRGGAVTIATRLPVGLAASGGWDDASVMLPGHELVDVISGRRYPGGNLPLADLLHKYPVALLAPVIEG, encoded by the coding sequence ATGCCCGACATCACCCCCCTCCCCGTCTCCACCTACCGGCTGCAGATCACCGCGGACTTCACGCTGTTCCACGCCGCCGAACTCGTCGACTACGTCAGCTCCCTCGGCGTGGACTGGGTGTACATCTCGCCGATCCTTCGGTCGGCCGACGGTTCCGACCACGGCTACGACGTCGTCGACAACTCGATCATCGACCCCGCACGCGGTGGAGCCGAGGGCCTCGCCGCGCTGTCGGACGCCTGCCACAGCGCCGGCCTCGGGCTGCTCGTCGACATCGTGCCCAACCACCTCGGCGTCGCCGACGCCACGCAGAACGCGTGGTGGTGGGACGTGCTCGAGAAGGGCCGCGACTCGCGCTACGCCGAGGCGTTCGACATCGACTGGGACTTCGGCGGCGGCAAGCTGCGCATCCCCGTGCTGGGAGACGGGCCGACCGCGCTCGACGACCTCACGATCGTCGGCGACGAACTGCACTACTTCGAGAACCGCTACCCGATCGCGCCCGGCACCGCCGACGACGGCGCCTCCCCCGCCGAGGTGCACGACCGCCAGAACTACGAGCTGATCAACTGGCGCCGTGCCGACTCCGAGCTGAACTACCGCCGCTTCTTCGCCGTCAACACCCTCGCCGGTGTGCGCGTCGAGGTGCCGTGGGTGTTCGAGGAGTCGCACGCCGAGATCCTGCGGTGGATCCGCGAGGGCCTCGCCGACGGCCTCCGCGTGGACCACCCCGACGGACTCGCCGACCCCGGCGGATACCTCGACACTCTCGCCGCGGCGACCGGCGGCACCTACGTGCTCGTCGAGAAGATCCTCGAGGGCGACGAGCGCCTCCCCGCTTTCTGGGCCGCCGCCGGCACCACCGGCTACGACGCCCTCGCCGACATCGACCGCGTGCTCGTCGACCGTTTCGGCCGCAAGCGCCTGGACGCCATCGACACTGCCCTACGCGAGCGTGTGCAGCCGGTCGAGTGGAAGACGCTCATCCACGGCACGAAGCGCGGCATCGCCGACGGCATCCTCAACTCCGAGGTGCAGCGGCTGGCCCGCGAATACCACGCGACCCGCCCGCGCGACGAGAAGGACCTCGTGCCCGACGCCGTCGCCGAACTGCTGGCCTGCTTCCCGGTCTACCGCTCCTACCTGCCGAGCGGCGCCGAGCACCTCGAGGAGGCCGCGGAGCTCGCCCGCCGTCACCGTCCCGAGCTCGCCGCGACGATCGACGAGATCCTCCCCGTCCTGCTCGACCCGGCCGAGCCGATGGCCGTGCGCTTCCAGCAGACCTCGGGCATGGTGATGGCGAAGGGCGTGGAAGACACCGCGTTCTACCGCTACTCGCGTCTCGGTTCGCTCACCGAGGTGGGCGCCGACCCCGAGGAATTCAGCATCGGGGTGCCCGAGTTCCACAGCCGCCAGGCCGACCGCCAGGCCACCCTGCCCGGCTCGATGACCACGCTCTCGACCCACGACACCAAGCGCGGCGAAGACACCCGCACCCGCATCACCGTGCTCTCCGAAGTGCCCGACCGCTGGGAGACCGTGCTCGGCACCCTGCGCGAGCTCGCCCCGCTCGGCGACGGACCGCTCGAGAACCTCCTCTGGGAGGCGACCATCGGCGCGTGGCCGGTGAGCGCGGAACGCCTGCACAACTACGCCGAGAAGGCGTCGCGCGAGGCGGGCAACTCCACCAACTGGCTCGACCCGGACGAAGAGTTCGAGAAGCGCATGCACGCGGTCATCGACGCCGCATTCGATGACTCGCGTGTCACCACGGTGATCGAGGACTTCGTCGCAGAGATCGCTCAGGCCGGCTGGTCGAACTCGCTCTCGGCCAAGCTCATCCAGCTGACCGCGCCGGGCGTGCCCGACGTCTACCAGGGCAGCGAGCTGTGGGAGACCAGCCTGGTCGACCCCGACAACCGCCGCCCGGTCGACTACGACATCCGCCGCCTCTACCTCGCGGCCGTCGACGCCGGAGCGCACCCCGAGATCGACGAGACCGGCGCCGCCAAGCTTCTCGTCACGGCGAACGCCCTGCGACTGCGCCGCGACCGCCCCGAGCTGTTCACCCGCTACGCGCCGCTCGAGGCCATGGGCGAGAAGAGCGCCCACGCGATCATCTTCGACCGCGGCGGCGCCGTCACCATCGCCACGCGCCTCCCCGTCGGCCTCGCCGCGAGCGGCGGGTGGGACGACGCCAGCGTCATGCTGCCCGGCCACGAGCTCGTCGACGTCATCAGCGGACGCCGCTACCCGGGCGGCAACCTGCCGCTCGCCGACCTCTTGCACAAGTACCCGGTCGCGTTGCTCGCACCGGTCATCGAAGGATAG
- the treZ gene encoding malto-oligosyltrehalose trehalohydrolase: MTDYRVWAPTASSVELHVGDQVVALESTTGGNWQVPAGTEVPTAAGTRYFYTVDGAADELPDPRSRRQPDGVHAASAVDDPAAFAWTDGAWTGRQLAGGVIYELHIGTFTPEGTLDSAIDRLDHLVELGIDFVEVLPVNAFNGTHNWGYDGVLWYAVQETYGGPEAYRRFVDACHARGLAVIQDVVYNHLGPSGNYLPKFGPYLHEASANTWGSSVNLDEVEVRRYVLDNVAMWLTDFHVDGLRLDAVHALVDESTPHILQEMAEETDALSAHLGRPLTLIAESDMNDASIVAPREATGYGLDAQWSDDYHHALHVALTGETTGYYADFASLGALAKVSTGGFFHDGTYSSFRERDHGHPIDPVTPTWRLVTFSQDHDQIGNRAAGDRLTATLGYGQLAVGAVLTVLSPFTPMLFMGEEWGATTPWQFFTSHPEPDLGKATAEGRIAEFAAMGWDPDSVPDPQDPQTFENSKLDWSELAGVDHARLLALYRELIALRHTLPALTHPSFERLRASYDDESRWFRLERDDVSVVANFGDQELALPVLSGSVILSTDAAADLSGTTLTLPAHSAVVLQH, encoded by the coding sequence ATGACCGACTACCGCGTGTGGGCCCCGACAGCCTCGAGCGTCGAACTCCACGTCGGCGACCAGGTCGTCGCCCTCGAATCCACCACCGGCGGCAACTGGCAGGTGCCCGCGGGCACCGAGGTCCCCACCGCTGCGGGGACCCGCTATTTCTATACGGTGGATGGCGCAGCCGACGAACTGCCCGACCCGCGCTCGCGCCGCCAGCCCGACGGCGTCCACGCGGCGAGCGCCGTCGACGACCCGGCGGCCTTCGCCTGGACCGACGGCGCCTGGACCGGCCGCCAGCTCGCGGGCGGCGTGATCTACGAGCTCCACATCGGCACCTTCACCCCCGAGGGCACCCTCGACTCCGCGATCGACCGTCTCGACCACCTCGTCGAGCTCGGCATCGACTTCGTCGAGGTGCTGCCGGTCAACGCGTTCAACGGCACGCACAACTGGGGCTACGACGGCGTGCTCTGGTACGCGGTGCAGGAGACCTACGGCGGACCGGAGGCGTACCGTCGCTTCGTCGACGCGTGCCACGCTCGCGGGCTCGCCGTGATCCAGGACGTGGTCTACAACCACCTCGGCCCGAGCGGCAACTACCTGCCGAAGTTCGGACCGTACCTGCACGAGGCGAGCGCCAACACCTGGGGTTCCTCGGTCAACCTCGACGAGGTCGAGGTGCGCCGCTACGTGCTCGACAACGTCGCCATGTGGCTGACGGACTTCCACGTCGACGGCCTGCGCCTCGACGCGGTGCACGCCCTCGTCGACGAGTCGACCCCGCACATCCTGCAGGAGATGGCCGAAGAGACCGACGCTCTCAGCGCCCACCTCGGACGCCCGCTCACGCTGATCGCGGAGAGCGACATGAACGACGCCTCGATCGTCGCACCCCGGGAGGCGACCGGCTACGGCCTCGACGCCCAGTGGAGCGACGACTACCACCACGCCCTGCACGTGGCGCTCACCGGCGAGACGACCGGCTACTACGCCGACTTCGCCTCGCTGGGCGCCCTCGCCAAGGTCTCCACCGGCGGCTTCTTCCACGACGGCACCTACTCGTCGTTCCGCGAACGCGACCACGGCCACCCCATCGACCCCGTCACCCCCACCTGGCGGCTCGTCACCTTCTCGCAGGATCACGACCAGATCGGCAACCGCGCCGCCGGCGACCGGCTCACGGCGACGCTCGGCTACGGCCAGCTCGCCGTCGGCGCCGTGCTCACCGTGCTCAGCCCGTTCACCCCGATGCTGTTCATGGGCGAGGAGTGGGGGGCCACCACGCCGTGGCAGTTCTTCACCTCGCACCCCGAGCCCGACCTGGGCAAGGCCACCGCCGAGGGCCGCATCGCCGAGTTCGCGGCCATGGGCTGGGATCCGGACTCCGTGCCCGACCCGCAGGACCCGCAGACCTTCGAGAACTCCAAGCTCGACTGGTCCGAGCTGGCCGGAGTCGACCACGCCCGCCTGCTGGCGCTCTACCGCGAGCTCATCGCCCTCCGTCACACCCTCCCCGCACTCACGCACCCGAGCTTCGAGCGCCTGCGCGCCTCCTACGACGACGAGTCGCGCTGGTTCCGGCTCGAGCGCGACGACGTGTCGGTGGTCGCCAACTTCGGCGACCAGGAGCTCGCGCTGCCGGTGCTGTCCGGCAGCGTCATCCTGAGTACGGATGCCGCGGCCGACCTCTCCGGCACGACGCTGACGCTCCCGGCGCACTCCGCCGTGGTGCTCCAGCACTGA
- a CDS encoding YceI family protein, whose protein sequence is MTIDVATIPAGTWTLDPTHSDITFSVRHLAISKVRGSFEKFDVTVVTTENPADTKITASVDVASVNTNQADRDGHLKTSDFFLVEEFPTMDFASTGVRVEDDTFFVDGDLTLRGVTKAVTLKGELGGIITDGYGQTKLGASASTKINRLDYGVNWNAALEAGGLTLGNDVTINFEIQVVLQP, encoded by the coding sequence ATGACTATCGACGTAGCCACCATCCCCGCCGGAACCTGGACCCTCGACCCCACGCACTCGGACATCACCTTCTCCGTGCGTCACCTCGCCATCTCCAAGGTGCGCGGCTCGTTCGAGAAGTTCGACGTCACCGTCGTCACCACCGAGAACCCCGCCGACACCAAGATCACCGCTTCGGTCGACGTCGCCTCGGTCAACACCAACCAGGCCGACCGCGACGGCCACCTCAAGACGAGCGACTTCTTCCTCGTCGAAGAATTCCCCACGATGGACTTCGCTTCCACCGGCGTCCGCGTCGAGGACGACACCTTCTTCGTCGACGGCGACCTCACGCTCCGTGGCGTCACCAAGGCAGTCACCCTCAAGGGCGAGCTCGGCGGCATCATCACCGACGGCTACGGCCAGACCAAGCTCGGCGCTTCGGCCTCGACCAAGATCAACCGCCTCGACTACGGCGTCAACTGGAACGCAGCGCTCGAGGCCGGCGGCCTCACGCTCGGCAACGACGTCACCATCAACTTCGAGATCCAGGTCGTTCTCCAGCCGTAA